The segment CAGCATTAAAGGTCTAGTAAGAGACAGTCACAACCTGGTAAACCAGATCAACGAAGCCCAGCGGCAACTTATAGAGGTAAAAATCCACGGCCATCTAGAACTTTAGGTTCAATGAACTGTCAATGTGATCTTAATTTCCCTGTCCCtggttttttttattcatctatcagacattaatatttatttctaaTCCTATGCCTTTTTATGTCTAGTActtatgaaaaatgtattttcctcAGCTGTACACACCCTTATCCGACGGGGAGTTTCAACTCATCCGACACACGCTGCTGGTCCTCTTTCAAGATATGCAAACCAGGGTGAGGTGTTGATTTATGTTTCTTATTGTTCTGTGGGTTCCTTAGAGCTTATTTGAATTGGAACCGTGCCAGATGGTATGGTTTGTGTGCAAATCATCTCGGAGTCATGAGGTGACTTGTAAGAGCAGTCGAGCATAGTTTCGTCGTGACTGTCACGAGTGTGGGTGGTGGGTGAGACACAgcgacaaggagagaggacccaaacgcagacagcgggtaaggggttaacaagacttttaataaataattaaccaaactcaaaacaaagacccacgtgggggtaaacataacaaaacagagaaacaagaacaagattaactacaaacccgattccaaaaaagttgggacactgtacaaatcgtgaataaaaacagaatgcaatgatgtggaagtttcaaatttcaatattttattcagaatacaacatagatgacatatcaaatgtttaaactgagagaatgtatcattttaagggaaaaataagttgattttaaatttcatggcatcaacacatctcaaaaaagttgggacaaggccatgtttaccactgtgtggcatcccctcttctttttataacagtctgcaaacgtctggggactgaggagacaagttgctcaagtttaggaataggaatgttgtcccattcttgtctaatacaggcttctagttgctcgactgtcttaggtcttctttgtcgcatcttcctctttatgatgcgccaaatgttttctatgggtgaaagatctggactgcaggctggccatttcagtacccggatccttcttctacgcagccgtgatgttgtaattgatgcagtatgtggtctggcattgtcatgttggaaaatgcaaggtcttccctgaaagagacgacgtctggatgggagcatattatatgtgtcccaacttttttggaatcgggtttgtaaactgacaagactaaactaataacacatcacaaaggaacacttcagacaagacaagacaagacaagacaagacaagacaagacaagacaagacaagacaagacaagacaagacaagacaagacccCACCCACCCacgcaacataacagtacaatgatccgacaccagacagagaacacaggggcattaaatagagggacaaatcaaaggggaacaggtgtggggcatgaactaaaaaacaaccaataacgagagatacaaaagggcgggaacacagacaaggaccggagagagtatcgaaggccgacagggtcaaaatgactctctccacacataacaagggatcctgccgtgattctaccacaagatcaagacagacatgacacgatgaggcagaatcacaacAGTGACTGCTTTTAGATTTACATACTTTTCTTTCGTCAGGTGTCAATTTTCTTACAAGAAAAAATCCAGAACCCGAACGGACGCTTTGTGCTGTCGACCTCGGGGCCAGTGCCTTATGGATATGAGGTTCCTGGATCAATTAGGTAATgtggaggtcagaggtcattgACCGAGATTGCATGAGCTCTTAATTCTTTAGTAtttgttttaagaaaaaaaacacattgagGCTTCTTGGAAAAGGATGGACATAATTATACACACCTATTAGCGAACAGTCTCTGTATGTTACCTCATATATTCCTGGTTGCAGGTGGTTTACTAAAGGTCAAGAGGTGAGGAGAACAGTGTTTCCCAGGGGAGAAAATTACACACGAGCTTTACACGACGCCTCATTCGACCTCTCTGGAGACAGAGTCACACGCTTGGGCACcaacatgtaaatataaaaaaatcaagagatTAAGCTAATAATTAGAATAATTAATTAAGCCTTAAGAATGTTTGTATTAAAAGTATATCATAATTCTCTttgtatacatttaaatatgtaaaactATATATGATCGCTGCtacaatatttattgtatacaataataattattttaatattatgtgTACTGTACACTCTTACAAGATAAAAGTCCCTAAAAGGTTCTTTGCAGCAATGCCATAAAAGAGACATTTTTGGTTCTCCAAAGAACCTtttcagtcaaatgttttaaaagaagcatttctttttttcttttaaagtcaaAAGGACATTTTTTCACTATAAAGAGCGTTTGTTCTGCAACAGAAAGCTCTTTATGGAATGATACAGTCAGTTCTTCTATGGGATCGTTTAGCACCTTTTTTtttagtgtactgtatataaatatttttataaaaacatttcagaGATATATTATAATATGATTGTACCAAAATATTTGGACATGTAAATATTGGTTGACTTCTATGCAGGTACAGCGAAGCCTCACCTGAAGACTCACAAGCTTCAGACACTTCCAACAGTACCAGGAAACAAAAGCAGGTAGATCTTCAATGCAAGCATCCTGGGACATTCAAAGATTCATAAGACATCTCATAAACATTGTACAGAAGTTGCATTCAAATATGAAAATCTTTGTAACCCAAGGTCCTCTGTatgttgtatgtttgtttgcgTGCAGGTGGAGTATGCTCCTAACCTTCTGGCCACAGAGGAACTGAATTTGCTGGCTAAACTAATGGGTGGGATGGAGGTGCAGAAGCTCTCGCATGCGGATGCTGGTTTCAAAGTGAACCTGTTGACCTTAGAGCAGGAGGATGAGGGGATGTAAGCATTACTCATCCACACATAATCCACACAGTAATTATTAGGACAATTGGGTAGAATAAGCCAAACATCTGACAGTGAAATGATCATGTTTCTCTCAAACTCTACAGCTGTGTTTTGGAAGGGGCGGAACAACAGTCACCCAAAGTCATCAACATACAGGCCATACAGGTGACATGTCACTCACTTCACAAACCTGCTGgtcttagttttgtttttgctgtATTTGGTTGCCCACGGCAGGGAATGTTCTACGTTATGAGTAGAATCTAACTCAGGTGTTGCCCCAGGACAACCTTAACATGGAGCATACTGTATGCTTTTAATTCCACTTAAATACAAGTTACCAGGAAGTTAGAACTGCGAGTAGGCTATACCACACACATGcagttttcatttattaatatttcatgaGTTGCTTGAGTACTACTTCATGCACTTTTATAGCTCCTAAATTGCATCTTTTCACACTGTTGTAATCTCCAACCACATCACTTCAGTTGTATAGTCcatttttaaacacataatAATTTACTAATGTCAATGTAAACGGCTCAATATATGCATAATTCAACCTTTTTTCATTGTATGTTGTGTTTGCAG is part of the Triplophysa rosa linkage group LG16, Trosa_1v2, whole genome shotgun sequence genome and harbors:
- the oscp1a gene encoding protein OSCP1a; amino-acid sequence: MARVAYSAKGMSQRTLPLLIINLGGEMLYILDQRLRAQDDKTQRGCWTEGDRKRVMNDIAATLFSKMFLEEILKPQDVFTHRALRTVLTRIAHASIMRLNPASMDKLYDLMTMAFKYQIVLCPRPRDLLLITFNHTDSIKGLVRDSHNLVNQINEAQRQLIELYTPLSDGEFQLIRHTLLVLFQDMQTRVSIFLQEKIQNPNGRFVLSTSGPVPYGYEVPGSIRWFTKGQEVRRTVFPRGENYTRALHDASFDLSGDRVTRLGTNMYSEASPEDSQASDTSNSTRKQKQVEYAPNLLATEELNLLAKLMGGMEVQKLSHADAGFKVNLLTLEQEDEGICVLEGAEQQSPKVINIQAIQDQLVSTELARIAGEFSEDGRQTEGHLNKGDDLLAMMDDI